The Pseudomonadota bacterium region TCGGCGGCAACCTCGACGGGGGCAGCGGGGCGGGCAGCACGTACGCCGTGGTGGTGAAGGAGGCCCCTGCCGGGGGAGGGACTCTCCAGGAACTCGAGTTGCAACGCACTAGGCGGGAAGAAGTTCCATCTCCAATGATTGGGCTTCGCGCCTGAGCCATTGGAGGCGCTGAACGCGGAACTTCATCTCGTATTGGGCAATCCCTTTTTCCACATACTCTCGCCCGTAGCGCAGCATGCGATAGACCAGACGGGCGAGGTGATGGGCCATCGCGACGATCGCTTTCGGTGCGCCCAGCCGGCCTTTGAGTCGGCGGTACTTGGCTCCGAGCGCGCTCTTGCTGTGGGTGAGACTCTGCGCGCAAAGACGCAGCGCATCAGCGGCACGGTTGTAGACTTTGCGCGTCGAGCGGCGCAGCACTTTGCCGCCGCTGATGGAGTGATTCGGGCACAGCCCCAGAAACGAACTGAACTGCTTCTCCGTGTTCCAGCGCGTCATATCCAGCCCAACCTCCGAGATGATGATCTGCGTGGCTTGTTCTTTGATGCCGGGGATCCTGGTCAGATCCACTCCGCAGATGCGCTCGAGTTGAGCTTTCAAGCTCGTGGCAGGCTTTTCGAGCGCCGCTCGCTCTTCAAATTGCGCGAGGTGGCCCTCAATGGCCTGGTCGCATTCCAGGATCTTGCCCTGCGCGAAACGATAACTTTCCAGCCCCACGCGCAACGCGAAGAGAAGCTCCTCGCGCCAGTTGCCATGCAGGCTCTTGGCCACGGTTTCTCGCGAGGCCTTGATCCGCGTGCTGCACAAACCCGACAGCGCCCCCGGATCGCGTTCTCCAGCGAGGATCGCCTCCACGATGCGCAACCCGCTTTCTCCGACAAGATCGCTAAGGACGTTAGTTAACTGCACGTTCATCTCAAAGAGCGCCTTCTGCATGTGGTGAACCGCTTGCGTGGAAGCGACCACCAGATTATCGCGCAGCCGCATGAAAGTGCGCAGCTTGCGAATCTGCGCATCGGGACGAAACGATCCACTCAAGAGCCCGAAGCTGTGGAGCTTCTGCAGCCATTGGCAATCGAGCACGTCGCTCTTGGTGCGGCCCGGCACATTCTTGACATGCCGGGCATTGACCACCCGCACTTCCAGACCCGCCTCCTCGAGGATCTCGTAGAGGGCGATCCAGTAAATGCCGGTCGATTCCAGCGCCACCGTCTCCACATTGCATTGCTTGAGCCAGTCGGCCAAACGCTGCAGATCCGGCGTAAAGGCGGCAAAAGTTCGCACCGGCTCTGGGTCCCGATCCGCGGGCACCGCGACCACGTGCTCTTTAGCGCCCACGTCGATTCCCGCGGCGTTAGGATGGATGAGGGGCAGACTCGGCAAACTGGCAGTTTTCTTGGCTTTGGACTTTTTTTTTGGCATCGCTTTTGTTGGGGTTAATTCGAGCGAGGTTCGGCCCGGTCGCGGAATCGGTTTAATAAACTCTCCAACGGGGTCGAGCCTCCCTCTTTGCCTTGAGGCCGCCACCAAACAAGTGACCGCCAGGAGACCGGAGCCATGCTAGCTAACGGGCAATGAAAGCACCAAACCAGCGTCGGCCTTAGCTTGCCGAATCTCGCTCGGCCCGCACTATGCGCGCCCTCTGCACCGAAAGCCAGTTCCTTCCACAAGTCACAAATCCGCAGGCATTTGTGAACGCTAGCTAGCTTCAACGCTGGAGATCAACAACCCGGCTGAAGCTTCGCCTTCTTATTATCGGCGGCTTCTGCGACCGCAGTCACCAGCGCCTCGGATGGCGATGGCGGTCGCGCAGGTCAGGTTGTTTGAGGGGACGACCGAGATCGGCAACCGATGCCGAGAGCGAGGATGGATGGAGCACGGAGTGGACCGGCAAAGCCGGGACTTACCTCCTTGCCGCGATGGCCACCGACGACCCGGTGACCGCGCTGCCCGGCCCCAATTAGCGTGACGTTGCTCGCCGGACGCCGACGCTGCGGATCTCATCGATGGACGAGGGTTCCGGAGGAGCACGGCGGGTATGTCGGGCAATGACAGCCACGAAAATGTTGCTCCCGCGGCCCAGTTGTTTCCAGTCCGGAAAAGCGCCCACAGCTCACGCGCGAGTTCGCGCGTGCGAAGATCTGCAGATGAAGGTTAGCCGCTCGAGAACAAGAGCATGTGCGTCTCCGCCTGCGC contains the following coding sequences:
- a CDS encoding IS110 family transposase → MPKKKSKAKKTASLPSLPLIHPNAAGIDVGAKEHVVAVPADRDPEPVRTFAAFTPDLQRLADWLKQCNVETVALESTGIYWIALYEILEEAGLEVRVVNARHVKNVPGRTKSDVLDCQWLQKLHSFGLLSGSFRPDAQIRKLRTFMRLRDNLVVASTQAVHHMQKALFEMNVQLTNVLSDLVGESGLRIVEAILAGERDPGALSGLCSTRIKASRETVAKSLHGNWREELLFALRVGLESYRFAQGKILECDQAIEGHLAQFEERAALEKPATSLKAQLERICGVDLTRIPGIKEQATQIIISEVGLDMTRWNTEKQFSSFLGLCPNHSISGGKVLRRSTRKVYNRAADALRLCAQSLTHSKSALGAKYRRLKGRLGAPKAIVAMAHHLARLVYRMLRYGREYVEKGIAQYEMKFRVQRLQWLRREAQSLEMELLPA